The genomic DNA CAGACCGTCCAGCGTCACCACGATCTGCGCGGACGTGGTCTCCGTCGGCGTCGGCGATGCGCTGGTGGTCTCCGAGGGACGAGGAGACGCGGACGGCTCGGCCGAGTTCGCGGGAGCACAGGCCGTCACCGCGAGCGCGGTGGCGGCAAGGGCGAGAAGAAGAGAAGCAGGTCGTCGCATGCTCCGATGCTAGAGCGTTTGCGGCCGGGTGCCCCGAAGGCGCGGACCTCGTTATCAGAGCGTGCTCGGAGACGGACGGACGCCGCGGCCGGGGCGGCCGCGGCGTCCGAAGTCTGAGGTCTCAGGCGACCTGAGGGAGCACGGCGAAGGACACGGAGCCCTCGTCGTCCACGCCCGCGTCGAGGACCTTGTCGTCGAGCGCGGAGGCGGCGGCCTCGTCGAGGAACAGGCGCGTGCCCGACAGCTCGACGACCTGATCGGCGGGCTCCGGGTCGGCGGTCACGGCGACGGCGAGCCGGGCCGCGCCCGAATCGTCCTGCGCATCGGCGGTGTGGATGCGCAGCCCGGCGGCCGGCGCGTCGTTCTGTCGACTCACAAGGGTCGACACGATGGCGGTGGCGTTGTCGGTGAGGGTGAGCACGAGCTCTCCTTTCCGGTTGGGGCATGACGCGGTCGCGACATGTCCCGGCTACGATTCCCCATCGCCCCGGATCCCCTCGACCCCCTTGCGCCGACGGGGGCGATGCCCTTAACCTCGCAGCCGCTTGCGGAGGAAGACCTGGGCGGTGCCGTCGCCCTGCGGCACCCGTTCGCGCTCCTCGTATCCGCAGGACTCGTACAGCCGGATGTTCGCCTCGCTGAGGCTTCCGGTGAAGAGCTCGGACTCGCGGGCGTCGGAGGCCTGCTCCGCCGCCTCGAGGAGCTTTCGCCCGATGCCCTCGCCCTGCATGTCGGGGGCGATCGCGATCCGTCCGATCAGGAGCAGGTCGTCGTCCTCGACGAACCGGATGGCTCCGACCAGGCGGCCGTCGATCCGGGCACCCAGGCCGCGCTCCGAGGTGAGCTCGGCCTCCATCTCGGCGAGCGTCTGGGTCAACGGCGGCATGTCGACGCTCCCGTAGATCGCCGCCTCCGACACGAAGGCCGCCCGTTGGATCGTGAGCACTTCGCCGGCATCCGCCGCGGTCAGAGGGGCGATGACCACCTCGGGTCGATCCTCCTGTGCTGCTGTTCCCACTGTTCCGCCTCTCGTGATGGCCGTGTCGCCTCCCTCACGTTCGGGGGTGCGCCCGGTGGGTGTCAACCCCCTCGAATCGGCCGCGTGGCGGGGTTACCGTGACGGCAGGAGGTCACACCATGGCAGACACGAAGTCCACGAAGACCAGCAGCTCCCGCAGCAAGGACGGGGCGGCGAAGGCCGGCGTCAAGACCACGCGCCAGCAGAACGCGGAGAAGGGGTTCACGGCATCCCCGACCCTCGCGGCGAACCTGCAGGCCGTGCTCGTCGATCTGCTCGAGCTCTCGCTGCAGGGCAAGCAGGCGCATTGGAACGTCGTCGGACGGAACTTCCGCGACACCCACCGGCAGCTCGACGAGATCATCGAGGACGCCCGGACGTTCAGCGACACCATCGCGGAGCGCATGCGCGCGCTGCACGCCGTCCCCGACGGCCGCAGCGCCACGATCGCGAAGACGACCACGCTGCCGGAGTTCCCGACCGGCGAGGTGTCCACGACGGAGACCATCGACCTCGTGACCGCGCGCCTCGAGGCCGCGGTCGGGACGATGCGCGACGTGCACGACGCCGTCGACGAGGAGGACCCGACGTCCGCCGATCTGCTGCACGCCGTCATCGAGCGGCTGGAGCAGTTCGCCTGGATGGTGAGCGCGGAGAACCGCAGTCCCGCCGGTCGCTGATCGACCCGCTGTCCGACCGCCGCCCTCGTCGCGCTCACGCCGACGGGGGCGGCGGTCCGTCGTGTGATCGCGCCCGCGCTCGGGCGCGCCGCAGCCGGCCGGGCAGCGCCATCCACAGTCCGACCACGAGCACGAGGGACGCGACGAGCGCGATGATCCCGGCGGTCCGGCTGACCGTGAAGTCGATGATGAGGGTCGTGACGCCGATCGTGAGGGCGCCGATCACGAACAGGTCGATCTTCACCAGCCGCGCCGCCGTCCGGACGAGCTCGGGCTTCAGCCGGCTGCCGAACAGGGCCCGGTGGATGCCGACGGGGGCGAGGGCGAGGATCGTCGCGAGAGCGGCGAGGGCCACGAGGACGACGTACAAATCGCGCTGGAACTCGTCCATGTCGGTGAAGCGCGGCTGGAAGGCCACCGCCAGAAGGAATCCGGTGAGGATCTGGGTGCCGGTCTGCATGACCCGCAGCTCCTGCAGCAGCTCCTCCCAGTTGCGGTCCGCGCGCTCGTTCGGGGTCTCGTCGCGGCCGTCGTCGCGGTCGTCGCGCTCGTCCGCGGCGCCAGGGGGTTCTGCTCTCATGGCGATAGTCTCGTGGGCACGATCCGCCGCTGTCCAGGACCTTGCGCGGCCCGGCGGAGACGCCTCAGGAAAGGACCCGAGATGACCCTGCCCCCGATCGACGAATGGTGGCCCGAGCTGTCCGACGAGGCGCGCCGAGCGGTCATCGGCAGCGGCTCGCGGCACCTCGATGAGGACGTCCGCGAGGAGATCAGGGAGATCACCGGAGCGGTGGTCGGAATGATCGAGTCGCTGTCCGACGACGACCTCGCGTACGCCCGAGACCACGCCCCCGCGGAGGAGTGAGGCGTCAGCCCTCCGGCCGCTCGGCCGTCTCCTCGCGCAGCCGCGGCTCCGTGCGGCGCTCCGGACGCACGCCGTGCTTGTCGGCGTAGAACGCGCGGATCCGGTCCATGTCGGCGGCCACGTCTCCCGTGAGGTCGATCGTCGGCCCGAGGCCGGTCGTCATCGTGTGGCGGTCGACGAAGCCGAGGGTGACCGGCATGCCGGTGGCACGCGCGATCCGGTAGAAGCCGCTCTTCCAGTACTCGTTGCCGCCGCGGGTGCCGTCGGGGGTGACGACGAGGCCGAACACGGTCCCGGCGTGCACTTGGTCCACGACCTCGCCGACGATGCGTGCCGGATCCGCCCGGTCGACGGCGATGCCGCCGAGGCCGCGCATGATCGGGCCGCGCCAGCCGCGGAACAGGCTCTTCTTGCCCAGCCAGTGCACCTCGATGCCCAGCCGCCAGGCGATCGCGAGCATGAGCACGAAGTCCCAGTTCGAGGTGTGCGGGGCGCCGATAAGGACGGTCGGCCGCGTGGGGGCGGCGTCGGCGACGAGGGTCCACCGGCTGACGGCCCAGTACACGCGGGCGAGGAATCGTCGGAGCATCCGTCCAGATTAAGGGGAGCGGCCTATCGATCACCTGGCGGCTCGGCCGCGGAGGCGTGCGTGAGCGCCGCGGCGAGAGCGGGGTCCAGCCCGGAGACCTCCTCGACGGGGACGGCCAGCGCGAGCAATGCCCTGCTGAAGTAGTTGCGCGCCGCCGCCGCCAGGGTGATGTCCACGATCTGCCGGTCGCTGAACCCCGCCTCGCGCAGCTCCTGCGTGTTCGCATCGGTCATCGCCGACGGATCCGTCGACAGGCGTGCGGCGAAGCGGATCACGACCTGCTCCTGCTCCGTGAAACCGCGGTCGTCTCCGGCAGCGAAGGCGGCGAGTCCCGCCTCGTCGACGACTCCCGCGCGGAGGGAGCGGCGGCCGTGGGCGAGCAGACAGTGTGCGGAACCGAGGGCCCGTGCCGCACCGAGGGTCGCGGCTTCGTAGACTCCCACGCCGATCGAGGGGACGACCGCGCGGACGAGCGCCTCGAAGGCGGCGTGGGCTTCGGGGTTCACGGCCATGGCCCGGGTGTGTGCGAACACGATCCCGTCGTCGGCGAGGTCGCTCTCGTACATCGCCGCGACATGCCCGGTCGCGGTGGTCCGTTCGGGCGGGTGGATGATCATGGCGCCTCCTCGGCTCCGGGGCGCGCGGCGAGGGCGTGCACCCCCTCGCCGGGAACGATACGCCGCTGTCGGCTCCCAGAGAAGAGCGTGCGGCGCCCGGTGCTCCTGGCAGGCGTACGATCGAGGGATGACCGATTCGAAGCAGGAGAGCACCGGGCAGGACGCGCCGCTCGGTCTGCAGCCGCTGCCGGGTGCGATCGAGCTGCTCGACGGCGGTGCCGCCGGCTACTGCAGCAACGGCGTCTGCCACATCCCCGCCCCGAAGGAGCGGTGAGCAGCAGACGCCGTCGGTGTCTCTGTGCGGTCAGTGACCGCCGTGCGCCGCGTCGCCGATGTCGTCGGCGGGCTTGCGCACCAGCGGGCTGAGCGCGACCGCGGCGAGCGAGATGATCGCCGCGATGAGGAACGCCGTCCGCGCACCGGGGGCACCCGCCACCGCCCGCGACAGGCCCTCGTCCTCGCCGGCGTGCAGGATGGCCGAGTACGTGACCGTGAGCAGCGCGACGCCGGCGGCGCCGCCGACCTGCTGCAGCGTGTTCAGCACGGCCGAGCCGTGCGAGTACAGCGAACGGTGCAGCGACCCCAGCGACGAGGAGAAGAGGGGCGTGAACGACATCGCGAGGCCCACCGACATGGCCGCCTGCACGATGATCAGCAGCCACCACACGGTGTGCTCGCCGACCGTCGAGTAGAAGAAGAGCGAGGCCGAGACGAGGATCGTGCCGGGGATGAGCAGCGGTCGGGTGCCCTTCGCGTCGTACACGCGACCCATGATCGGTCCGAGGAGACCCATCAGCACCGAACCGGGGAGCAGGATGAGGCCCGACTCCAGAGCGCTGAGTCCGGCGACGTTCTGCAGGTACTGCGGCAGCAGCGTGAGCGTGCCGAACATCGACAGCGCCAGGATCGTCATGATGATGACGGCCAGCGAGAAGTTCGCCGAACGGAACACGCGCAGGTCGAGCAGCGCGTCGTCCACCCGCTGCAGCACGAGCTGGCGCCAGACGAAGAGGGCGAGCGAGACGGCGCCGACGACCAGGGCGATGACGCCGGTCGTGCCGCCCGCACCGCCTTCGCCGCCGAACTGGCTGAGGCCGAAGACGATGCCGCCGAAACCGAGCGCCGCGAGCGGGATGGACAGCACGTCGAGCGGAGCCTTGCGGGTCTCGCCGAGGTTCGTCATCCACTTCGCCCCCATGCCGAGCGAGATCAGGGCGATGGGAAGCACGATCGCGAACAGCGCGCGCCAGTTGAACGCGTCGAGCACGGCGCCCGCGAGCGTGGGGCCGATGGCGGGCGCGAGCGAGATGACGAGGCCGACGCGACCCATCATGCGGCCGCGCGACTGCGCGGGCACGACGTTCATGATCGTCGTCATCAGCAGCGGCATCATGATGCCGGTGCCGGCGGCCTGGATCACGCGACCCACGAGCAGCACGGAGAACCCGGGCGCGACGAGCGCCACGAGCGTGCCGAGCGAGAAGGCCGTCATCGCGGCGATGAAGACCTGTCGCGTCGTGAAGCGCTGCAGGATGAAGCCGGTGGTCGGGATGACCACCGCCATGGTGAGCATGAACGCGCTCGTCAGCCACTGCCCGAGCTCGGGCGGGATGCCGAGATCGGTGTTCAGGTGCGGGATCGCGATGCCCATCGTCGTCTCGTTGAGGATGGCGACGAAGGCGGCGACGAGCAGCAGCCAGATGACCCGCATGTCCTTGCGGGGGATGCCCCCGCTCGATGCGGGGGGCGTCGTGATGGAGCCGGTATCGACGGCAGACATGGGCGGCCTCCAGGGCATCGGAGAGAAGAGGAAGGTGCGAGAGTTCGCGAGAGTCATTCAGCGTAACGGGTCGGACGGACATTTCATTCCGAAATCTGGGATATCGCTGAACGCCGAGACAGCGGAGCCGGTGTCCTGGGGGGTGAGTACGCTGGCGCCATGAGCATGGGCGGGATGGGCGGTGGTCCGCGGGGCGGTTTCCGCGGCGTGGACGAGGACGCCCAGCGTCGGCTCAACGCGGAGGCTCCGAAGATCGACGGACTCGGCACCCGGGTCGTCGCCCTGTTCAGCGCCTACCGGTGGCGCATCCTCTTCACCGGTGTCCTCGTGGTGCTCGGCGCGGGCATCGCGGTCATCCCGCCGCTCCTCGTGCAGCGCATCTTCGACGACGCGCTGTTCCCCGTCGACGGCGGCGGCCCCCACCTCTCGCTGCTCGGCGTGCTCGTCGGCGCGATGGTCGGCCTCTTCCTCTTCTCGGCGGTCCTCGGCGTCGCACAGACCTGGCTCACGGCCACGGTCGGCAACAGCGTCACGGGCGATCTCCGGGTGCGGCTGTTCGAGCACCTGCAGGCCATGGAGCTCGGCTTCTTCACCCGCACGAAGACCGGCGTGATCCAGTCCCGGCTGCAGAACGACGTCGGCGGCGTCTCGGGCGTGCTGACGAACACGGTCACCAGCATCCTCGGCAACGCGGTCACGGTGATCGCCTCACTCGTAGCGATGATCCTCATCGACTGGCGCCTCACCCTCATCGCCGTCGTGCTCATGCCGTTCCTCGTGCTCGTGCAGCGACGCGTGGGACAGGTGCGCGCCCGCATCGCGGGGGAGACC from Microbacterium paraoxydans includes the following:
- a CDS encoding Fe-S cluster assembly protein HesB — its product is MLTLTDNATAIVSTLVSRQNDAPAAGLRIHTADAQDDSGAARLAVAVTADPEPADQVVELSGTRLFLDEAAASALDDKVLDAGVDDEGSVSFAVLPQVA
- a CDS encoding 1-acyl-sn-glycerol-3-phosphate acyltransferase; amino-acid sequence: MLRRFLARVYWAVSRWTLVADAAPTRPTVLIGAPHTSNWDFVLMLAIAWRLGIEVHWLGKKSLFRGWRGPIMRGLGGIAVDRADPARIVGEVVDQVHAGTVFGLVVTPDGTRGGNEYWKSGFYRIARATGMPVTLGFVDRHTMTTGLGPTIDLTGDVAADMDRIRAFYADKHGVRPERRTEPRLREETAERPEG
- a CDS encoding MDR family MFS transporter; its protein translation is MSAVDTGSITTPPASSGGIPRKDMRVIWLLLVAAFVAILNETTMGIAIPHLNTDLGIPPELGQWLTSAFMLTMAVVIPTTGFILQRFTTRQVFIAAMTAFSLGTLVALVAPGFSVLLVGRVIQAAGTGIMMPLLMTTIMNVVPAQSRGRMMGRVGLVISLAPAIGPTLAGAVLDAFNWRALFAIVLPIALISLGMGAKWMTNLGETRKAPLDVLSIPLAALGFGGIVFGLSQFGGEGGAGGTTGVIALVVGAVSLALFVWRQLVLQRVDDALLDLRVFRSANFSLAVIIMTILALSMFGTLTLLPQYLQNVAGLSALESGLILLPGSVLMGLLGPIMGRVYDAKGTRPLLIPGTILVSASLFFYSTVGEHTVWWLLIIVQAAMSVGLAMSFTPLFSSSLGSLHRSLYSHGSAVLNTLQQVGGAAGVALLTVTYSAILHAGEDEGLSRAVAGAPGARTAFLIAAIISLAAVALSPLVRKPADDIGDAAHGGH
- a CDS encoding carboxymuconolactone decarboxylase family protein; protein product: MIIHPPERTTATGHVAAMYESDLADDGIVFAHTRAMAVNPEAHAAFEALVRAVVPSIGVGVYEAATLGAARALGSAHCLLAHGRRSLRAGVVDEAGLAAFAAGDDRGFTEQEQVVIRFAARLSTDPSAMTDANTQELREAGFSDRQIVDITLAAAARNYFSRALLALAVPVEEVSGLDPALAAALTHASAAEPPGDR
- a CDS encoding Dps family protein — encoded protein: MADTKSTKTSSSRSKDGAAKAGVKTTRQQNAEKGFTASPTLAANLQAVLVDLLELSLQGKQAHWNVVGRNFRDTHRQLDEIIEDARTFSDTIAERMRALHAVPDGRSATIAKTTTLPEFPTGEVSTTETIDLVTARLEAAVGTMRDVHDAVDEEDPTSADLLHAVIERLEQFAWMVSAENRSPAGR
- a CDS encoding DUF6328 family protein; amino-acid sequence: MRAEPPGAADERDDRDDGRDETPNERADRNWEELLQELRVMQTGTQILTGFLLAVAFQPRFTDMDEFQRDLYVVLVALAALATILALAPVGIHRALFGSRLKPELVRTAARLVKIDLFVIGALTIGVTTLIIDFTVSRTAGIIALVASLVLVVGLWMALPGRLRRARARARSHDGPPPPSA
- a CDS encoding GNAT family N-acetyltransferase, with protein sequence MVIAPLTAADAGEVLTIQRAAFVSEAAIYGSVDMPPLTQTLAEMEAELTSERGLGARIDGRLVGAIRFVEDDDLLLIGRIAIAPDMQGEGIGRKLLEAAEQASDARESELFTGSLSEANIRLYESCGYEERERVPQGDGTAQVFLRKRLRG